A stretch of the Methylacidiphilum caldifontis genome encodes the following:
- the rho gene encoding transcription termination factor Rho, which produces MKSQETFDPGNDLPSSMKSENEGAKNISEYPEHEQKEENMEMRKSVQEGITQSKNNGVDEPMAMGPALDLSKLQQLSFSDLQVKAAEYQIENPGLMRKHEVIFEILRRNAQKNGAIYGGGVLEILPEGYGFLRSEAYNYFPCQEDVYVSPALIRKFGLKKGNLVSGPIRPPKEKERYFSLLQVEKIENEEPEKIRGRIIFDNLTPIFPNRRIFLEGKTGDLSMRVMDLITPIGFGQRGLIVAPPRTGKTVLIQKIANAITENHPDAHLIVLLVDERPEEVTDMERSVKGEVISSTFDETPERHVQVAEMVIERAKRMAENKIDVVILLDSLTRLARAYNTLQPHSGKILTGGVDANALQKPRRFFATARNLEEGGSVTIIATALIDTGSKMDDVIFEEFKGTGNMELHLDRALVDKRIYPAINIPKSGTRREELLYHPDELIRIHVLRRALSSIPPIEAMELLLERLKKTKNNVEFLLSMNLKE; this is translated from the coding sequence ATGAAATCGCAAGAAACTTTTGATCCGGGTAATGATTTGCCATCTTCAATGAAATCTGAGAATGAAGGAGCAAAGAATATCAGTGAATATCCTGAACATGAACAAAAAGAAGAAAATATGGAAATGAGAAAATCTGTCCAAGAAGGGATAACACAGTCCAAAAACAATGGAGTGGACGAACCCATGGCTATGGGACCTGCCTTGGATTTAAGCAAACTCCAACAATTATCTTTTTCTGATCTTCAAGTAAAAGCTGCAGAATATCAAATTGAAAACCCTGGGCTAATGAGGAAACATGAAGTGATTTTTGAAATCTTACGTAGAAATGCCCAAAAAAATGGCGCGATTTACGGGGGTGGCGTTTTAGAAATATTGCCTGAAGGATATGGTTTTCTGAGATCAGAGGCTTATAATTATTTCCCTTGCCAGGAAGATGTCTATGTGTCTCCGGCATTAATAAGAAAATTTGGTCTTAAGAAAGGAAACCTAGTTTCTGGACCAATCCGCCCACCTAAAGAAAAGGAAAGGTATTTCTCCCTCCTCCAAGTTGAAAAAATAGAGAACGAGGAACCTGAGAAAATTCGAGGAAGAATTATTTTCGATAATTTGACACCGATTTTCCCTAATCGGAGAATTTTCCTGGAGGGGAAAACGGGAGATCTTTCTATGCGGGTGATGGATCTGATAACCCCTATTGGTTTTGGTCAAAGGGGTTTAATCGTTGCTCCTCCCAGAACAGGCAAAACGGTTTTGATTCAAAAAATTGCTAATGCGATTACCGAAAATCATCCTGATGCCCACCTGATTGTGCTGCTTGTGGATGAGCGACCAGAAGAAGTCACTGACATGGAAAGATCGGTCAAAGGAGAAGTGATTAGTTCGACCTTTGATGAAACTCCTGAAAGGCATGTTCAGGTCGCCGAAATGGTTATAGAAAGAGCAAAGAGGATGGCTGAAAACAAGATAGATGTGGTTATATTGTTGGATTCTTTAACTAGACTTGCACGAGCCTACAATACCTTACAACCTCATAGTGGGAAAATCTTGACTGGGGGTGTGGACGCTAATGCACTTCAAAAGCCAAGAAGGTTTTTCGCCACAGCCAGGAATCTCGAAGAAGGGGGAAGTGTGACGATCATTGCCACAGCTTTGATTGATACAGGCTCGAAAATGGATGATGTCATCTTTGAGGAGTTCAAAGGAACGGGCAACATGGAGTTGCATCTTGATCGGGCACTTGTGGATAAGCGAATATATCCAGCAATTAATATACCAAAATCGGGAACAAGAAGAGAAGAACTACTCTATCATCCTGACGAGCTTATTCGCATTCATGTGCTTCGACGGGCATTATCTTCGATTCCTCCTATTGAAGCCATGGAACTTTTACTCGAAAGGTTAAAGAAAACAAAAAACAATGTTGAGTTTCTTCTTTCAATGAATTTGAAAGAATAG